The Hyla sarda isolate aHylSar1 chromosome 3, aHylSar1.hap1, whole genome shotgun sequence genome contains the following window.
AGAGTTACAGCCCTTTATGATCATAGCTTATTCCATTACTaggaatgtaaaaatgtaaaactctGTAGGTGACTCCACTACTTTCAACTCCATTATAAAGTTAACTCCTTCTCATGATGTAAGAACTATGTTGGGAGGATATCCAATTACCATTGTATATGCAATTTGATCAGGAAGGCAGATAAGGTTTCTTCCCTACTGTCTTCCGGACCCAGTCACATAATGTCTTCACACAGATTTATTTATCTTTAACAActgatatataactgatatatatATCTGAAACAAGAAATACAGTGCCATCTATGTGATCCTTTTTTGATGATGTGGAGGTCCAAAATCAGTTTTggacaaaaataaatgtatttaaaaaaaaacctaagtAATGTATTTTCCCATTTATATTGGTTTAGATACCTGGAGAGCTGTAGTGTTTTGGTGTCTGATAAACGCGGGCTTATGTCATCTGGGAACACAACATCTTCTGCGTCTGATGACCACATCCGAATGCAAGAAGGTGATTTTGACAATTTTCTGCTCTTTCCTGTTTCATACTCATGTATGTATTTGGTTCACCTAAACATGGGGATAATGGTCAGGGAACTTTCCTGCCATCCACATCCCTGCCACTTGTGGTTAGCGGGTCCCTATTGTCCCTCACATAAGATGACCTGTTAGTTTTATATGTATGCTGAGAAGCACAGGATCTTTGTGTAATATGTAAATGTGCTACAATTTCTGTTtatcttcctgcagaagtggtcgctacaaatacagtgaaggagtttaaacatgcatgggataagcataaggctatccttcatataagatagggccagggactattgacaggattcagattattgagcagactagatgggtcaaatggttcttatctgccgacacgttctatgtttctatgttaaatATCTGTATTATCACTTACCTGTATGTTTCATGATCCAGATGACCGACATCTATCAGGGTTGACGCACAAACGGCCTTCACTTCCCCAGAACCGCTTTCAGAGCCCTCAGACTGTACCTGGTCATGGTCAAAGTTCTACAATCAATCCTATATCTGCCGTGCCAAGCACTTCTCATCGCCATCAGCCAGTAGCACTCTCTGCTGCCATTCCAGGAACATCCCAGTCTGTGCCAGGTTCTCTACCGCATCCATCCCTTGCATCTTTACCTGTTTCTAGTGCTGCAATTACACAGCTTTCTATAGCCAAGGCTGAGAGTGTGGTATCCCTTACCAGCCACTGCAGCTACAGCAGCACAATTGTACACGTGGGAGACAAAAAACTGCAACCCGAAGCAGGTATCTATTAGCAGGATTCATGGATTTTACACCACATAATATAGATATTAATTTGACAGGTTTATTGACAAATGGGATTATTTTTAATACACACTACACAATCATGGGACAGTTGCTTAAGCCTGGCTGCTCAATGTGCATATTCCACTTAAAGGGGATATCCCAAGACTGCATTTTATTACCTATGCAAAGGATAAATGAGCAGTATGTAGTTGTTGGTACTCCCACCAGTCACAAGTAcagaggcatcttatcccccaagTGAATGAAGCGATGGTTGAACATGCGCCACTACTTTGGTAGTCTAAGAGCAACTAAATGTAACAGCAGTGTGCATTCACTCAGGGGACAAGTTAATGTAGGTTAACATcaagtttttgccatactgttttcaatcaggttttctgaagaaaaccgtatggcaaaaaaaacggatggaacagtatgggaaaaagtaaaccgtatgtgtttttaaaccatatactgtttttaaaagtgcacagttccgtccgtttttatatattttttaaaacatacgtttttgaaacttttgtccatttttaatgggagggggtgttgggtggagactttaggatgcaaatgcgcatgtgcaaattaAAAACGGTATACAGTTTTGgaatcatatacatgtgcgtttcccattgacgtccatgttaaaaaaaaaaaaaaaaaaaaaaaaaaaaatgtatgtgattGCAGTAcgcttttaaaccggagtcaaaactgtggttgaccatgattttgtctccggttttaaaaccatactgcaactgcataagtttttttttttaacatggatgtcaatgggaaatgcacatctatacggttccatatgggaaactgtatacggtttttactttgcacatgggcatttgcatcctaaaatccctacccaacacccctcccattaaaagttaacgtgtatatataaatttttttttttttttttatgaaaacaaactgaactgtatgcacttttaaaaatagtatacggtttaaaaacgcatgcggtttactttttcccatactgttccatcgttttttttttgccatacagttttctttagaaaaacggattgaaaacagtatggcaaaaacgtgatgtgaacccagccatacggGAGctcatacggcaggagggagctaaaaacaTGCACTCCCATATggcttcgtatgcgctcccatatgtaattaatttcaatgagccgacctgagtgaaacgttcggtccggtcgggtcatttttgcgccgtatgcgttttttccctggacctaaaactgtggtcgaccacggttttaggtccggttgtaaaagtgcatacagcgcaaaaatgagccgaccggaccgaaagtttcactccggtcgcctcattgaaatgatttacatatgtaaaagctTTTCTGCAGAGACTTCCTGCAGGATACAGACATCTAGGAGACCGTTCACGCCCTGTTACATAGGCAGGGCTGCACAAATGATTGCTGGATCATTTGTGAACAAGAATTTTTTTCAGTGGGTTAAAATCTTGTGATCAGCCAAGTATTGGCTGATCACTGGTTCTACTGCCCAGGGCGATCATTAACCTGTTTGGCTGATAACTGCCCCATGTAATTTTGCTCAAAAAGGACTATTTAGTCAGTAGACTGCACTGTTAAAGGGTAACGCCAGtggagaaaatatatatttttttaaattaaccggtgccagaaagttaaacagacttgtaaattacttcgatttaaaaatcttaaatccttccagtacttataagctgctgtatgctacagaggaagtttattttctttttgaatttcttttaagtctgaccacagtgctctctgacacctctgtccatgtcaggaactgtccagagtaggagcaaatccccatagcaaacctctcctgctctggacagttcctgacactgacagaggtgtcagcagagagcactgtggtcagacagaaaataacttcctgtggagcatacagcaactgataagtattggaaggatttaagatttttaaatagaagtactttctggaaccagttgattttggTAAGTACTTCAGTATCATATTCTTATGTGATTTGCAGTAaactaaaaaatgtaataaaactaATATTGTATTTAAGGAGTACTCATGtgagtttattacattttttatttttaaaccctAAATGCCTGGGCTgccgcaaataaaaataaataaatctcaaCTTACCTCCCGCAGCTCCCCCAATGTCGCCGATATCATTCTCCCTCCCTGTGGTGCCAGTCTTCCTGTTTCTGAGACCAGAGACGTCCCACTGTTCTCAGCTAATGGCCAGTTGCAGCGTTGTCCCTTCTTGGAAGAATGGCAGTGTGATGTATACAGCatgggcaccaggaagaaggccgGGCCTGGGCTCAATATATcccactgctgctcagccaatcaccggctgaggtCAAGTATGTGCAGTGTCATTTCTCAGaccccagaagcaggaagaaggttTTCAGCTCATACCTGacctcagccggtgattggctgagcagcagtgtgatatATTGAGCCCAGGCCCGTCCTTCTTCCTGGTACCCATGCTGTATACATCACACTGCCGTTCTGCCAAGGAGGGACAATGCTGCAACTGGCGATTAGCTGAGCACAGTGGGACATCTCTGGTCTCAGAAACAGGAAGTCCAGGAAATTTGCAGCATAAAGGGATTAAAAGATAttttcagagtacccctttaatttttttttctgtgctgtAGACATGGTAgggtgacttttttttattaattttatttatttatttttaatcagttagtattttttttttttttgttcttgtctTGTTTATCATTTGGTGTGAAAGAAagacaaaatatatataaagtcaTTGAGCAtcttttcacccagaccaaatcTATTAGATATCATAACTACTTGTCTACTTTTGTTTCTGCATAGAATTGGAGGATGGGCAGTCCCATTCAGAAATTCCACCGATTCCACCAGGAAACACTGAAAAGGAGCCTTATAAACATCTTGGGCTTACCAAAGAAGTACTTGAAGCTCACACCCAGAAGGAGGAGAATAATTTTCTCAGTGGTTTCATGGATGTGAAGAAGCTAAGTGCCTTCCAGACTCGGTGCAACACCTACATGCATGAGAAGCCAGTAGGTAGGTGCTTGAATGGTGCTGGTTATAAAGTAAACTGGATTTTTGCTAGAATGTTTTTATTGtgaaaatgagaaacctctcctaAAATGTTTCCTTTCCCTTTAAAGCTCTGCGGTCTCATGCTCCACAAGGTGCTGATCCTGCTGGAAGGAAAAGTGGAAAGACACGAAAGTCTAAAGTGAAACGTTTGCGTCCAGAATCATGGGATAGCAGCAGTTCTGGTGTACCCCAGGCCCATCGCTGCCCTCTTCAGGGGCTTAATGCCACAGCTTGGTCTCAGTCTGACACCTCCCATGCTAGTTGTCCTCCTCTACCCTATCCAGTGTTGCCTGCTTATTCTTTGCCGGTTTTTCCTTCTCCCCAAATTCCAGTGCCAAATGATAATGTTATTTCAATGCCTAATGTAACATCATCCAATATGCAGCCTTTCCCTGCCCCTTTACTTACACCTATGGTTGCACTTATGCTGCCTAACTACATGTGTCCACCTAATCTACCACCCAATGTTTTCCCTGGGGCAGCACCTTCACATCCTTTTCCAATTCCTCCACCTTTTTATACTCCTCAAGCAACATTTCCATCATCAACTCCCACCTTCTCTGTTCCCCAACCTGTATTTACTCCTGCACAGCATGGCTTCCCTGTTCCTCAGCCATCCTGTGTTCCTCAGTCAGTGCAGAGCACTTGCCCCGTGCAGCCATTTTCATATCCAGCCCCTCCTAGTTCACAAAAGATAAAGGAAGGAATTTCACGATCATCCACCCCCCGGGatcctccctctccccctctttTCCAGTCCCGTTGCAGCTCACCCCTACAGCTCAATTTGTTGCAGTTGGAAGAGTCGCAGAAGGCTGATCGATCAGAGGGTGGTGCTGGTGTCGGAGGTCCTGTAAACAGTGCATTTATACCTCAGCCCTGTGAAGACCCCAATTTGGTacttaaaattttgcactttttttctgtatatttttttttatatattttgcttTGTAGTTCTCAGATTTATaaccttttacattttttttttttttttttttaatccttcagcCTATAGCACAGGCAGGATTTCCCATCAATAAACACACTAGTGGTGCTGTATCTACCGGCAGTGACCTAATGGATATTCTTCTCCAAGAAGATGCCTATTCTGGGACATGCTCGGGTTCATCTGCAGTTTCAGAACCCCTAACCTCAGGATCCAATGGAAATGGCACATCTGGGAGTCAAGCAGGTGGGTTGATCTCAGTAGCAGGAAAAGTGTTTGCCTTGCAGACAGCATTTTACAGTGTAATGGGATTATGTATTTCAGTATATTTTCATTATGATGCTCTAATTAGCAGCTTGTATTTGCAGGGAGCAGCCAGACATGTCACAGCAGCAAGTATTTTGCGAGTGTTGACTCCTCAGAGAACAATCAGAAAGCAAGAGGGTCAACATCTGGAAGCAGGGAGTCTGTTATGAAGTACGTCCTGCAAGATCCCATGTGGCTTTTAATGGCCAATGCAGACGAAAAGGTTATGATGACCTACCAAATCCCTCAACGGTAAGCCTGGGTGATATGTACAAATAGATTTCTACGTTTTCCAATGTACAGATATCCATTAGCTCACTTAAACCAGAACTGCCATTACCTCATTTACTGCTCATTTCATTGCCAACTGTATTGCCTTCTTTAGCAGTGTAGGATCAATGGGGGGTCACTTTGCAATACATGCCATATTTTTCAAAATGTGATGGCCATAAATGAGATAAAGCATCACCAAAACCATTGTTTATCTAACGAGAACATTTCTCAGTtccctgtaaagaaaaaaaataataataataatcttagtGTCTTCTCTGTATCTAAAAACAGCAAATACAATTGGTCTTCAGGTGCCATACATTGTAGTCAAGTCTGCCAAATCCACAGACTGTCCACTGTCAAAAGTGTATGGGGACTTCCTGACTTTCCCCGGGCATCATCGAGCCTGTTCAGTTTCAATTGTCCAACCCTTTTGTTTTTAAAGACATAAGCTGTTTccagagctgtctggcagcagcttaccaaTCCTCACTCCGTTGAGAGCACATGAATGTTCAGCTGTGGTGAATGTTTATTTGTATGGGAAGATCGCTGTTTGTTCAACAACTATTGAAAGTATATGACCACGAGGTATGTGTGAGTGATAGGTGACCTGTATGTTCTATAGGATACTTTATTCCAGAACATAAAACATTGTGTGTGAGGATTTGTTAGCTGTAACTATAGCTTGTTGTAAAATTTATTTAGATATCCCTAAATTTCCTAATAGGGAGACTGATGTGGTTCTGAAAGAGGATCGAAACAGACTGAAATCTATGCAGAAGCTTCAGCCTCGTTTTACAGAAGAACAGAAGAAGGAACTGGGAGAAATGCATCCATGGATACAAAGAGGGGGCCTTCCATGTGCTGTAGAGGTTGCGGTGAGTTGagatcattattttttattttattttaaagcttctttctcggttgctcttcattgggggacacagttactgatgggtatatgctctggcCACTAGGAAGCACTGACacgaagaagaaaaataaaaaaattgtctcctccctggcaggatatacccgtccACTGGAAGTGAGattatcagttttagcttagtgttagtaggaggcagacacaggtctggagttctccagacctggtctttttcttGTTTTATATTTAGGGATGTCTAGATAGttttttcattccttttattTTCCGTtatcaggtgggggttcaggagcatggcgctacctgttcctccTTACGCGATGAAGGGGCACAGGGCATAAAGTATGtgctgttaaccccttctcgccttttttttttaactttagttTCCGGCTGTCACTCAGATCGGACGGCCGGAGCGTGAGGGTAGTATAAATTTAGACCGCAACTAATGCCTGTACATTTGGGCATGAGCTCCGCCCACTTCCCTCTGGCTGGGTCATCCCACGGACACTTCGTCTCTGCCCCACCCTCCCCAGCGCACCATGAAAGTGCAAAGCTTCTCATGGGTGCTCTGCACCCTCCAGTGGCTGTATACTGCATTGTTGTCAGCATTTTTTTCTCTTGAGTGTTAGGCACCCCTCTAGTGGTCTAATATAGTTATTACAGCTACatagttatttttcttttttttttctatggccCTTCCTGTTGCTCCTGTCTGTTTTGCAGTTGGCAGCTATTTAGTCATAGGGTCTACTTATTTTTCGTTTTTCTCAGGTctctataggtcagtgtttcccaaccagtgtgcctccagctgtggcaaaactacaactcccagcatgcccggacagccgttggctgtccgggcatgctgggagttgtagttttgccacagctggaggcacactggttgggaaacactgacctataggtAGATGGGCAAATCACAACATAGGTTTGAACTATTGCTTCCTCCATATTGCCATTTTGCCAAGTGGTGGTCATCCCGATCCTTTGATAGCATAGAAATATGGTGTGGTCTTTGTTTATTTTCCCGCTGTGGTCTACTATCTGCCAGTTAATTCGCTAATCAGATTGTCCTCAGCAGATGCTATAATTGGCTAAAGGATAAGTCTGTTCTTGAAATAGCATTCTGTCTGgaactgtgcatttttgggtttgCTTGACCTGAGAACACTAGCTGCTACATTTAGAGGAGTGTGGGGATTACAGATCTTGAAATGAAGGGGCTATATATGTGGCAGCAGCAGGTGGCGATTGTTTTTGTATGTGTTGTCCTGTAACTAGTACACACAGGGATTAGTCCTGCACGTGCATTTCTCACGGAATAAATCTGAATTGGGCTAAACTGTATAAACCTTTTTAAATTGTAATTCCGCAATGCCCTTACATACTGAAGGGATACAATAATAGCCTGCAAGGTGTGGTGACCTTAAAATTTCTCTAACTGGCAGTAAACCGCTTTTGAGATCACTTACCTTTTCAGTGGTATCTGTCAGACATAAACATGGAATCAAAAAGAACCTTACACATGTGACagattgttttgtttgtttgttttagggACAGTAGATTAGCACAGCCCACAAGGCCTACCACATACACAGGCACGAGTGGCTGGTCTGTTTGGTGGGGACTATTTAGTATACAGCTATTGGCAGGATTGGAGGCGTATACCCCAATTCAAATGTCTCCTGTAAGTGATGGGGTATCAATTCAGAGGAAGGAAAAGAAGAAATGCT
Protein-coding sequences here:
- the PER2 gene encoding period circadian protein homolog 2 isoform X4, which codes for MRKTLRVKRFSGFQPLACSSSAFSLMMADSEHNPSTSGYSEQPAKAKTQKELIKILKELRSYLPPEKQLKGKSSTMASLRYALHCMQQVKANEEYYQLLMVNDEHPYGHDLSCYTMDEIANITSEFTKNNLDVFAVAVSLESGRILYISEQASTVLHCNADLFSQVRFVELLAPQDVSVFYSSTTPYRLPSWSMCNGSDSGQLDGLEEKSFYCRISCRRESRKELSYPPFRLTPYLIRVQAESIAEQLCCVLFAERVHSGYEAPRIPADKRIFTTTHTPNCLFQNVDERAVPLLGYLPQDLIGTPIIMHLHPSDRPLMLAVHKKILQYGGQPFDFSPIRFCARNGEYITIDSSWSSFINPWSRKVSFIIGRHKVRMGPGNEDVFTAPMFSGDRSLQPDILELTEQIHQLLMQPVHNSGSSGYGSLGSNGSHENPMSGASSSDSNGNLNEDIKEKRGTHQSRRSKDLNSSSLEMKGHQSSEGSPEAGASHSGNGCSKDINSEVSGIAACPPQNEQLPAKQPPYSYQQINCLDSVIRYLESCSVLVSDKRGLMSSGNTTSSASDDHIRMQEDDRHLSGLTHKRPSLPQNRFQSPQTVPGHGQSSTINPISAVPSTSHRHQPVALSAAIPGTSQSVPGSLPHPSLASLPVSSAAITQLSIAKAESVVSLTSHCSYSSTIVHVGDKKLQPEAELEDGQSHSEIPPIPPGNTEKEPYKHLGLTKEVLEAHTQKEENNFLSGFMDVKKLSAFQTRCNTYMHEKPVALRSHAPQGADPAGRKSGKTRKSKVKRLRPESWDSSSSGVPQAHRCPLQGLNATAWSQSDTSHASCPPLPYPVLPAYSLPVFPSPQIPVPNDNVISMPNVTSSNMQPFPAPLLTPMVALMLPNYMCPPNLPPNVFPGAAPSHPFPIPPPFYTPQATFPSSTPTFSVPQPVFTPAQHGFPVPQPSCVPQSVQSTCPVQPFSYPAPPSSQKIKEGISRSSTPRDPPSPPLFQSRCSSPLQLNLLQLEESQKADRSEGGAGVGGPVNSAFIPQPCEDPNLPIAQAGFPINKHTSGAVSTGSDLMDILLQEDAYSGTCSGSSAVSEPLTSGSNGNGTSGSQAGSSQTCHSSKYFASVDSSENNQKARGSTSGSRESVMKYVLQDPMWLLMANADEKVMMTYQIPQRETDVVLKEDRNRLKSMQKLQPRFTEEQKKELGEMHPWIQRGGLPCAVEVAGCIFCKDRNSDCEDCTDSLQDLELSRIMESCD
- the PER2 gene encoding period circadian protein homolog 2 isoform X2; its protein translation is METCNDSSSNELRVEAMDSNENGKEHRPKSFSGFQPLACSSSAFSLMMADSEHNPSTSGYSEQPAKAKTQKELIKILKELRSYLPPEKQLKGKSSTMASLRYALHCMQQVKANEEYYQLLMVNDEHPYGHDLSCYTMDEIANITSEFTKNNLDVFAVAVSLESGRILYISEQASTVLHCNADLFSQVRFVELLAPQDVSVFYSSTTPYRLPSWSMCNGSDSGQLDGLEEKSFYCRISCRRESRKELSYPPFRLTPYLIRVQAESIAEQLCCVLFAERVHSGYEAPRIPADKRIFTTTHTPNCLFQNVDERAVPLLGYLPQDLIGTPIIMHLHPSDRPLMLAVHKKILQYGGQPFDFSPIRFCARNGEYITIDSSWSSFINPWSRKVSFIIGRHKVRMGPGNEDVFTAPMFSGDRSLQPDILELTEQIHQLLMQPVHNSGSSGYGSLGSNGSHENPMSGASSSDSNGNLNEDIKEKRGTHQSRRSKDLNSSSLEMKGHQSSEGSPEAGASHSGNGCSKDINSEVSGIAACPPQNEQLPAKQPPYSYQQINCLDSVIRYLESCSVLVSDKRGLMSSGNTTSSASDDHIRMQEDDRHLSGLTHKRPSLPQNRFQSPQTVPGHGQSSTINPISAVPSTSHRHQPVALSAAIPGTSQSVPGSLPHPSLASLPVSSAAITQLSIAKAESVVSLTSHCSYSSTIVHVGDKKLQPEAELEDGQSHSEIPPIPPGNTEKEPYKHLGLTKEVLEAHTQKEENNFLSGFMDVKKLSAFQTRCNTYMHEKPVALRSHAPQGADPAGRKSGKTRKSKVKRLRPESWDSSSSGVPQAHRCPLQGLNATAWSQSDTSHASCPPLPYPVLPAYSLPVFPSPQIPVPNDNVISMPNVTSSNMQPFPAPLLTPMVALMLPNYMCPPNLPPNVFPGAAPSHPFPIPPPFYTPQATFPSSTPTFSVPQPVFTPAQHGFPVPQPSCVPQSVQSTCPVQPFSYPAPPSSQKIKEGISRSSTPRDPPSPPLFQSRCSSPLQLNLLQLEESQKADRSEGGAGVGGPVNSAFIPQPCEDPNLPIAQAGFPINKHTSGAVSTGSDLMDILLQEDAYSGTCSGSSAVSEPLTSGSNGNGTSGSQAGSSQTCHSSKYFASVDSSENNQKARGSTSGSRESVMKYVLQDPMWLLMANADEKVMMTYQIPQRETDVVLKEDRNRLKSMQKLQPRFTEEQKKELGEMHPWIQRGGLPCAVEVAGCIFCKDRNSDCEDCTDSLQDLELSRIMESCD
- the PER2 gene encoding period circadian protein homolog 2 isoform X1; its protein translation is METCNDSSSNELRVEAMDSNENGKEHRPKSFSGFQPLACSSSAFSLMMADSEHNPSTSGYSSEQPAKAKTQKELIKILKELRSYLPPEKQLKGKSSTMASLRYALHCMQQVKANEEYYQLLMVNDEHPYGHDLSCYTMDEIANITSEFTKNNLDVFAVAVSLESGRILYISEQASTVLHCNADLFSQVRFVELLAPQDVSVFYSSTTPYRLPSWSMCNGSDSGQLDGLEEKSFYCRISCRRESRKELSYPPFRLTPYLIRVQAESIAEQLCCVLFAERVHSGYEAPRIPADKRIFTTTHTPNCLFQNVDERAVPLLGYLPQDLIGTPIIMHLHPSDRPLMLAVHKKILQYGGQPFDFSPIRFCARNGEYITIDSSWSSFINPWSRKVSFIIGRHKVRMGPGNEDVFTAPMFSGDRSLQPDILELTEQIHQLLMQPVHNSGSSGYGSLGSNGSHENPMSGASSSDSNGNLNEDIKEKRGTHQSRRSKDLNSSSLEMKGHQSSEGSPEAGASHSGNGCSKDINSEVSGIAACPPQNEQLPAKQPPYSYQQINCLDSVIRYLESCSVLVSDKRGLMSSGNTTSSASDDHIRMQEDDRHLSGLTHKRPSLPQNRFQSPQTVPGHGQSSTINPISAVPSTSHRHQPVALSAAIPGTSQSVPGSLPHPSLASLPVSSAAITQLSIAKAESVVSLTSHCSYSSTIVHVGDKKLQPEAELEDGQSHSEIPPIPPGNTEKEPYKHLGLTKEVLEAHTQKEENNFLSGFMDVKKLSAFQTRCNTYMHEKPVALRSHAPQGADPAGRKSGKTRKSKVKRLRPESWDSSSSGVPQAHRCPLQGLNATAWSQSDTSHASCPPLPYPVLPAYSLPVFPSPQIPVPNDNVISMPNVTSSNMQPFPAPLLTPMVALMLPNYMCPPNLPPNVFPGAAPSHPFPIPPPFYTPQATFPSSTPTFSVPQPVFTPAQHGFPVPQPSCVPQSVQSTCPVQPFSYPAPPSSQKIKEGISRSSTPRDPPSPPLFQSRCSSPLQLNLLQLEESQKADRSEGGAGVGGPVNSAFIPQPCEDPNLPIAQAGFPINKHTSGAVSTGSDLMDILLQEDAYSGTCSGSSAVSEPLTSGSNGNGTSGSQAGSSQTCHSSKYFASVDSSENNQKARGSTSGSRESVMKYVLQDPMWLLMANADEKVMMTYQIPQRETDVVLKEDRNRLKSMQKLQPRFTEEQKKELGEMHPWIQRGGLPCAVEVAGCIFCKDRNSDCEDCTDSLQDLELSRIMESCD
- the PER2 gene encoding period circadian protein homolog 2 isoform X3; its protein translation is MRKTLRVKRFSGFQPLACSSSAFSLMMADSEHNPSTSGYSSEQPAKAKTQKELIKILKELRSYLPPEKQLKGKSSTMASLRYALHCMQQVKANEEYYQLLMVNDEHPYGHDLSCYTMDEIANITSEFTKNNLDVFAVAVSLESGRILYISEQASTVLHCNADLFSQVRFVELLAPQDVSVFYSSTTPYRLPSWSMCNGSDSGQLDGLEEKSFYCRISCRRESRKELSYPPFRLTPYLIRVQAESIAEQLCCVLFAERVHSGYEAPRIPADKRIFTTTHTPNCLFQNVDERAVPLLGYLPQDLIGTPIIMHLHPSDRPLMLAVHKKILQYGGQPFDFSPIRFCARNGEYITIDSSWSSFINPWSRKVSFIIGRHKVRMGPGNEDVFTAPMFSGDRSLQPDILELTEQIHQLLMQPVHNSGSSGYGSLGSNGSHENPMSGASSSDSNGNLNEDIKEKRGTHQSRRSKDLNSSSLEMKGHQSSEGSPEAGASHSGNGCSKDINSEVSGIAACPPQNEQLPAKQPPYSYQQINCLDSVIRYLESCSVLVSDKRGLMSSGNTTSSASDDHIRMQEDDRHLSGLTHKRPSLPQNRFQSPQTVPGHGQSSTINPISAVPSTSHRHQPVALSAAIPGTSQSVPGSLPHPSLASLPVSSAAITQLSIAKAESVVSLTSHCSYSSTIVHVGDKKLQPEAELEDGQSHSEIPPIPPGNTEKEPYKHLGLTKEVLEAHTQKEENNFLSGFMDVKKLSAFQTRCNTYMHEKPVALRSHAPQGADPAGRKSGKTRKSKVKRLRPESWDSSSSGVPQAHRCPLQGLNATAWSQSDTSHASCPPLPYPVLPAYSLPVFPSPQIPVPNDNVISMPNVTSSNMQPFPAPLLTPMVALMLPNYMCPPNLPPNVFPGAAPSHPFPIPPPFYTPQATFPSSTPTFSVPQPVFTPAQHGFPVPQPSCVPQSVQSTCPVQPFSYPAPPSSQKIKEGISRSSTPRDPPSPPLFQSRCSSPLQLNLLQLEESQKADRSEGGAGVGGPVNSAFIPQPCEDPNLPIAQAGFPINKHTSGAVSTGSDLMDILLQEDAYSGTCSGSSAVSEPLTSGSNGNGTSGSQAGSSQTCHSSKYFASVDSSENNQKARGSTSGSRESVMKYVLQDPMWLLMANADEKVMMTYQIPQRETDVVLKEDRNRLKSMQKLQPRFTEEQKKELGEMHPWIQRGGLPCAVEVAGCIFCKDRNSDCEDCTDSLQDLELSRIMESCD